The nucleotide sequence GGCTATGACCAGGGCGGTGGGATTCGTCGGTGGCGGTCGCTGGACTGGGGGTCGACGATGGTGTTCCTGCAGGCTGCGGCTCCGCGGGTGAACTGCCGGACGCACGGGGTGGTGGTCGCGGCTGTGCCGTGGGCCCGACCCGGCGCTCGGGCGACGGGAGCGTTTGAGGACCAGTGTGCGTGGTTGGCGGCGCACACCGCTTCGTCGGTGGTGGCGCAGTTGATGCGGACGTCGTGGCGGCATGTGAGCGCAATCATCGAGCACGTCGTCGCCGACGGTTTGGCCGGCCGGGACGTGCTCGCGGGGCTGCGGCGGATCGGCATCGATGAAATCTCCCACCGCAAAGGCCAGCGGTATCTGACGTGCGTGGTCGATCAAGACTCCGGCAGATTGGTGTGGGCCGCACCGGGCCGCAACAGCGACACCCTGGGTCGGTTCTTCGACCAACTCGGCCCAGAACGGGCGGCGGCGTTGACGCACGTCTCGGCCGACGGGGCGCAGTGGATCCACGACACCGTGACGGCCCGCGCGCCGCAGGCGGTGCTGGGATTGGATCCGTTTCATATCGTGGGGTGGGCCACCCGGGAGTTGGACAAGGTCCGTCGTCAGACGTGGAACACGCTGCGGGGTAGGAGTAGCTCTGCGCAGGCGTCGTCGGTGAAGGGCAGCCGCTGGGCATTGCTGAAAAACCCGGCGGACCTGTCCCCGGAGCAACGCGGGTCGGTCGCCTCGATCGCCCAGACCAACCGGCATCTGTATCGGGCGTATCTGCTGAAGGAGCAACTGCGCGCGGTGTTCCAGGTCAAGGGCCAGGCCGGCCGTGAACTGCTGGCCGGCTGGATCGCCTGGGCCCGCCGCTCCCAACTCCCCGGCTTCATCGCCCTGGCCGCAACGTTGAAGCGGTTCCAGCAGCTGATTTGGAACACCCTGATCCACCACATGAGCAACGCCCAATCCGAGGCCACCAACACCCACCTACGGGCCTTGACCCGCAGGTCCTACGGCTTTCACAGCCCAGAAGCGTTGATAGCCATGGCAATGCTCACCCGCGGCGGGTTATGCCCGCCGCTTCCCGGACGCTAAACCACCCACGAAAACGTCAGGAGACCCTTACAGAATGTGCCGGTGGGGGCATTTCAGAGCCTGTTACGAATTCTGTGTAAGAGTTTCCCTCGACTTCCTACAATGGCAACGATATCACATCGGCAACCGTCCAGGGAAGTACCGCACCAATGTGTTCAAGGCAACTTTCCACCCGTGCGTCCCGGTACCCGATTCACCACCACGTTGCGTGGAAATGTTGCGGATTCCGAGGTACAACAGTTTCGTCGCGGCTTCCTTGTCAGGGAAATGACCGCGAGTCTTGGTGATTTTCCGCAGCTGAAAGTTGATCGACTCGATCGCATTCGTGGTGTAGACGATCCGGCGCAGTTCTACCGGATAGTCCAAGAACGGGATGAATTCATCCCACGCCAATTTCCACACGTCGACCGCGCCCGGGCAAGCATCACCCCATTGTTGGTCGAAGGCGGCCATCGCCAATTCGGCGGCCTCCAGGGTCGGCGCGGTGTAGATGGTGCGCATCGACGTGGCCAGTTTCTTGCGGTCCTTGTAGGAGACGAACCGGAACGCGTTGCGCATCACGTGCACCACGCAGGTCTGCACGACGGTGTTCGGGAACACCGACCGGATCGCCTCCGGCAGGCCGGTCAGCCCGTCGCAGCAGCAGATCAGGATGTCCGCCAGACCGCGGTTGCGCAGGTCGGTCAACACCTTCGCCCAGAACTTGGCGCCCTCGGTGTCCTGGACCCAGCAGCCCAGGACGTGTTTGCGGCCCTCAGTGTCCACGCCAAGGACCAGATACGCGACCTTGGCGGTGACCACCCGCCCTCCTTCACCTTGATGCGGATGCCGTCGACGTACACGATCGGGTAGACCTCGTCGACCGGTCGGCTCTGCCACGCCTTGATCTCCTCGATCACCACGTCGGTGACGTTGGAGATCAGCTCCCGGGATGCGTGAATCCCGTAGATCTCCAACAGGTGCGCCTCGATATCCCGGGTCGACATCCCGCGGGAATACAACGACAACACCATGTCAGAAATATTGCCGATCCGACGCGCATGCTTCGGCACGATCTGCGGCTCGAACGTCGAATTACGGTCACGAGGAACCGTCAAATCGATCTCGCCGACCCGGGTGCCCACCGTCTTCGTGGTCTTCCCGTTGCGGGAATTACCGGTGCCGCGGCCGGCCGGGTCACCCGACTCGTAACCCAAATGATCGGTCATCTCCGTTTCCAGAGCACGCCCCAAAATAGCCTTCGTCATTCGGTTCAGCAAACCGTCCGGCCCGTCGATGGCGACACCCTGACTTTTCGCCTCTTTCAACAAGCCGTCGATCATCGCCGGGTTCGTCGCCGCCGCGAGCAGCTGCGCCGCGTCCAACCCGCCCATCACCGCTGTTGTGGTCTCCGTCACTTCAGGTCCTCTCGTCATGCCCGTCGGGCAAGTTGATCATGATCTGAGAGGACTCCTACACAGAATCCGTGACACCCCCACAAAGCGCCCTCTCGCCCAACGCCACCCCACCAGCTACCGACAGCGAAGTGCGTCCGCCGGCCCACAGCAATGCCGTGCCCCGGGTCCTAGCCTCGACTTTCGATCACACCCCATGAAGAAGGAACCATGCCCAGCCTCATCCGCAGATCCATCGCCGAACTGATCGGAACAGCCATCCTGGTGTTCTCTGCCGTCGGCTCCGCCGTCTTCGGCATCGACAAGATCACCGCCACCGGAGTTGCACTTGCTTTCGGGCTCACTCTGCTCGTCCTGGCCTATGCCATTGGGCCGCTCTCAGGCTGCCGCGTCAACCCGGCCGTCACCCTCGGTGTCCTGCTGTCCAAGGGGATGAAGCCCATGGAAGCGGCCTACTACTGGATCTCGCAGATTCTCGGCGGCATCATCGGCGCCGCACTGATCCACCTCGTCCTGAAGGTCGGGAGGTCAAGGACCAGACCGGCGGCGGCGGCACCAACAATTGGGGCCGCACCAACGGCATTGCCAATGCCGGCGGCACTCTGATCATCGAAGCCATTCTCACCTTCCTCCTTGTGTTGGTCGTGCTCCTGGTCACCCTCTGACGCCGCCGCACCCGGTTTCGCAGGTCTGGCGATCGGACTGACCTTGACGGTCATCCACCTGGTGGGGATTCCGCTGGACGGCACCTCGGTCAACCCCGCCCGATCTATCGGACCCGCCCTGTTCGAGGGCGGCGCCGCGCTGGGACACATCTGGGTGTTCATCCTGGCGCCCCTGGTCGGGGGTGCCTTGGCGGCGGTGGTGGCACCGCTACTCAAAGCGACGCCGCAAGGCATCTCCAACAACGACGCCCGGGCGGATCAGACCGGCGCGAACATGCCCCGCACGAGAACGGCCAGAAGCCGTCATTGACGGCGGCGGTCAGCACGTGCACCGGCACGATCGGCGCGATCAGTGACACCGTCCCGCTGAAACTTTCATCAACGGCGCGCCGACCGACGGCGCGGTGGGCCTGTCTCGGCGCTTGTCCCGCTTACCCGAAAGGGCCCTGGTCAGGTTGGCAGACCGTGCCGTTCGGTGGGGTGACGAGAACGATGAGGTATCGCACCCTGGCCTTGTCCATGCATGTGCTGGGGACCTGGTAGCTGGGATGGCCGTAGCCGTTCAGGGTGACCAGCACGGCGTTGCCGAGGCGCTTCTGCGCCACTTGGGCGTTGGGGTAGGGCGTGCCGGGGTCGTAGCGGGCGCTCATCAGCAGGATCGGCGTCGTGGTCTTGGCGTTCCAAGGCCCGACGTATCGGTCGGTGGCGTGCGCCGGCCAGTTCGCGGCGCACGGTGCCCACAGCGTCCAGCCCAGCAGCGGCCCGTCCAGTGAGCCGGAGTTGGTGAAGCGGGAGATCTGCGCGGGCCATGCCGACAACGGCACGCGGGCCGGAGCGTCGGCGCACGAGATTGCTGCGGAGGTGAAGAAGCCGGGGCTGGCTTGCGGTGATTGCAGCGCCTGCACCGTGATCTCCAAGGCCGAGGCGTCACCGTCGATGGCGGCTTCGAGGTCGTTCGCGAAGGTAGGCCAGGTGAGCGGTACCCGCAGGGGGGTGAACGTGGAGACCTGGAGGTCTGCGAAGCTGAGCTCACCAGGGGGATCCGCGTGGGGCGCGGGAATCGGGGCCCGGCGAACCTTGGCGAACAGGTCCGCCACCCGCTGCGCGACCGTCTGGCCGTGACCGGCGAGCGCACAGCGTGTGCGACCTGCTTTCTGGCACTGGGCGACGAACTGCTCGAAGACCTGGTCCGCGCTGGAAACGGCGTTGTTGATATTCGTCTCCATGCTGGTGGTGGCGTCGACCGCATCGACGAGGCCGTCGAGCATCATTGCCCGCACCCGGCCCGGAAAAAGATTGGCGTAGGTCTGGCCGATCAACGTGCCGTAGGACAGGCCGACGTAGGTGATCTTCGTGTCTCCGACGAGCGCACGCAGTTTGTCGAGGTCCCGAGCGGTGTCTGCGGTGGTGATGTGCGACAGGAGCGCTCCACTGAGCTTCCCGCACCTTTGCGCCAGCTCGGCGGCCTTGCGCTGATAGGCCACCGACTCGGCTGGTGTGTCGGGAGTCGACACGCCGGCCCAGAAATGGTCACGGTCAGCGCGGCTGGTGAAGCACTTCACGGGGGTGCTGGCATTCGTGCCCCGGGGATCCCAGCTGACCACGTCGAAGCGGCCCCCACCCCATTCGTCGAAGTCGTCGGCCGAGTTGCGCACCAGGTCGACGCCGCTCTGGCCCGGGCCGCCAGGATTGACGAACATCGATCCGATCCGCACGTCTGGTCGGCTGGCGAGGTGACGAATCACCGCCAGCTCGATCTGCTTGCCGTCGGGTTGACTCCAATCCATGGGTACGTTCACCCGCGCGCACTGGAACTTGTCGCCCAGTCCCTTGCATTTTGCCCACGCGATCCCTTCCGGTGTCGACCCGGATGCGGGGGGCACCGACGCCGGACTCGCCATAGTCGGACTCGCCGATGTCGTAGCGGCCGACGTGGTGATGACCAGTGCAGCAAGACTCGACAAGGTCGAGGCCCCGTTCGATGCGCTGGTACAGCCGGCCACGACTAACATCAGTGCCGTCGCGGCCGCGACCGCCCCCATTCGCCGACCTGCACGCGCGCGGAGCCGACCGACGCTGACGCGCGGACGAAGCGATCTACTCATGGACGTCCTCCTGACGATGGTGGGCCGGCCGGGTTCGGTCCGGCGGTGGTCCCGGTGCTGCACGATGCGGTGGCCTGCACCAGCGCCGGCAACGGTGCCGCTACGACACCGATCGCGGTTCTCCAGTGCCTGGGGACACCCGTGCCGCGGCGGGATGGTCCGATGCTTGCGGCGCTCATTCGTGGCCCCTCCTGGTCGTGGTGCTGGTGTCCTGGCAATTGCTGGAGGTTTCGGATGTGGTGCACGAGGGGCTTGTGGAAGGGCTGGCGTGAAGGACCTGCCTGGCTCGTTCGAGCCATTCGGGTGTCACGATCCCGTCCTCGTTGCGCATGGTGGATGGATTGAAAGCTGTGTTGTAGCAATTGATTTCACTTTCAAGACCGTCAGGATCCTGGAAGCGGAGCGACAGCATCGGCCCCAGGGGACGGATTTCCCCGCTCGAGGCGTCGACGGCGATCAGTCGGTCGCGGATCGCAGTGAGAGCCATCAGGTCGGTGACCGTGAAACCGAGATGATCGAGCCGGCCTCGTTCGAACATCGCATCGGAGAGGCCTTGAGCGGACGGGTCGTAGCCCGGCACCTCGAAGACGTGAAGCATGATGTCGCCGGCCATCAGGACGGCTTGGCGGGCATGACCAGGGCCGGAGCCGAACACCATCGTTGC is from Nakamurella sp. PAMC28650 and encodes:
- a CDS encoding aquaporin, which codes for MTVIHLVGIPLDGTSVNPARSIGPALFEGGAALGHIWVFILAPLVGGALAAVVAPLLKATPQGISNNDARADQTGANMPRTRTARSRH
- a CDS encoding alpha/beta hydrolase produces the protein MGAVAAATALMLVVAGCTSASNGASTLSSLAALVITTSAATTSASPTMASPASVPPASGSTPEGIAWAKCKGLGDKFQCARVNVPMDWSQPDGKQIELAVIRHLASRPDVRIGSMFVNPGGPGQSGVDLVRNSADDFDEWGGGRFDVVSWDPRGTNASTPVKCFTSRADRDHFWAGVSTPDTPAESVAYQRKAAELAQRCGKLSGALLSHITTADTARDLDKLRALVGDTKITYVGLSYGTLIGQTYANLFPGRVRAMMLDGLVDAVDATTSMETNINNAVSSADQVFEQFVAQCQKAGRTRCALAGHGQTVAQRVADLFAKVRRAPIPAPHADPPGELSFADLQVSTFTPLRVPLTWPTFANDLEAAIDGDASALEITVQALQSPQASPGFFTSAAISCADAPARVPLSAWPAQISRFTNSGSLDGPLLGWTLWAPCAANWPAHATDRYVGPWNAKTTTPILLMSARYDPGTPYPNAQVAQKRLGNAVLVTLNGYGHPSYQVPSTCMDKARVRYLIVLVTPPNGTVCQPDQGPFG
- a CDS encoding aquaporin, with translation MPSLIRRSIAELIGTAILVFSAVGSAVFGIDKITATGVALAFGLTLLVLAYAIGPLSGCRVNPAVTLGVLLSKGMKPMEAAYYWISQILGGIIGAALIHLVLKVGRSRTRPAAAAPTIGAAPTALPMPAAL
- a CDS encoding VOC family protein; translated protein: MGIVTPDLDRFRAFYETTIGLDATMVFGSGPGHARQAVLMAGDIMLHVFEVPGYDPSAQGLSDAMFERGRLDHLGFTVTDLMALTAIRDRLIAVDASSGEIRPLGPMLSLRFQDPDGLESEINCYNTAFNPSTMRNEDGIVTPEWLERARQVLHASPSTSPSCTTSETSSNCQDTSTTTRRGHE
- a CDS encoding ISL3 family transposase, encoding MRGVTIWRKLLGVEQLQVCDVAWEEADDRQVLVVSVRATKGARSRCSRCRRRRPGYDQGGGIRRWRSLDWGSTMVFLQAAAPRVNCRTHGVVVAAVPWARPGARATGAFEDQCAWLAAHTASSVVAQLMRTSWRHVSAIIEHVVADGLAGRDVLAGLRRIGIDEISHRKGQRYLTCVVDQDSGRLVWAAPGRNSDTLGRFFDQLGPERAAALTHVSADGAQWIHDTVTARAPQAVLGLDPFHIVGWATRELDKVRRQTWNTLRGRSSSAQASSVKGSRWALLKNPADLSPEQRGSVASIAQTNRHLYRAYLLKEQLRAVFQVKGQAGRELLAGWIAWARRSQLPGFIALAATLKRFQQLIWNTLIHHMSNAQSEATNTHLRALTRRSYGFHSPEALIAMAMLTRGGLCPPLPGR